The following are encoded together in the Planctomycetota bacterium genome:
- a CDS encoding FAD-binding oxidoreductase, with protein sequence MREPILIDALVVGGGAAGLFALRELRRAGASVLLVEKHALGLGQTTASQGILHAGVKYALGGLAGDDAVEASAAAQLWEGMLADKEDLGAVRVLTRQCMLWRTSGFSGAAGLLGAKLALRTRPIPVESSVRPAWVGGVQGEVLSLGELVIDPISLLEELARPHAETLLHGAVAGITQNPDHVEVEIQGSPGIRVRARHLILTAGLGNQEMLGLAHLSGPPMQQRPLRQALIRGDLPMVFGHCIDGAKTRITVTSATTERTSGGEIGARVVWNVGGQIAEDGPGMSPDQFRHHAMEEISRCLPAVSFAGCAFASHDVARAEPHTRDGRRPPKAFTSTTGRITTIWPVKLVLAPLAAQSIVANLLPSVHAQTRWPEPLPRPPLAARPWDHAQWSELP encoded by the coding sequence ATGCGTGAGCCCATTCTTATCGATGCCCTGGTGGTCGGCGGCGGTGCCGCCGGACTTTTTGCGCTGCGCGAGCTGCGCCGTGCGGGCGCGTCGGTGCTGCTGGTGGAAAAACATGCGCTGGGCTTGGGCCAAACCACCGCGAGTCAGGGCATCCTGCACGCCGGAGTGAAGTATGCGCTGGGCGGGCTGGCCGGCGATGACGCGGTCGAGGCCTCCGCGGCGGCCCAGCTTTGGGAAGGCATGCTTGCCGACAAGGAAGATCTGGGCGCGGTCCGCGTGCTCACCCGGCAGTGCATGCTCTGGCGAACTTCAGGTTTCAGCGGCGCCGCCGGCTTGCTGGGTGCGAAGTTGGCCCTGCGGACCCGGCCGATTCCGGTCGAGAGTTCCGTTCGACCCGCCTGGGTGGGCGGCGTGCAGGGCGAGGTGCTTTCGCTGGGCGAATTGGTGATCGATCCCATCTCGCTGTTGGAGGAGCTCGCCCGGCCCCATGCGGAAACGCTTCTCCATGGGGCGGTCGCCGGCATCACGCAGAACCCTGACCATGTGGAGGTCGAGATTCAAGGCTCGCCAGGCATCCGGGTTCGGGCGCGGCACCTCATCTTGACGGCCGGGCTTGGCAATCAGGAGATGCTCGGCTTGGCGCATCTGAGCGGTCCTCCCATGCAGCAGCGTCCACTTCGTCAGGCGCTGATTCGCGGTGATCTGCCGATGGTGTTCGGCCATTGCATCGACGGCGCGAAGACCAGGATCACCGTGACCAGCGCCACGACGGAACGAACATCCGGCGGCGAGATCGGCGCCCGCGTGGTGTGGAATGTCGGCGGTCAGATCGCCGAGGATGGTCCCGGAATGAGCCCGGATCAGTTTCGCCACCATGCGATGGAGGAAATTTCCCGCTGCCTTCCCGCGGTCTCCTTCGCCGGCTGCGCCTTCGCCAGCCACGATGTGGCCCGCGCCGAGCCCCACACCCGCGATGGGCGGCGTCCGCCCAAAGCGTTCACGAGCACGACGGGCCGGATCACCACGATCTGGCCGGTGAAGCTGGTGCTGGCCCCTCTTGCCGCACAGTCGATCGTGGCCAACCTGCTTCCGTCGGTTCATGCGCAAACTCGCTGGCCCGAGCCCTTGCCAAGGCCCCCGCTTGCTGCCCGTCCCTGGGATCATGCGCAATGGAGCGAACTTCCATGA
- a CDS encoding aldo/keto reductase, with product MNALSIPTRTAPRLHRPVPVIGWGAFKIGRNQGAKYPAAFRLPSEAEAIAFVHQVIREGVRLIDTAPAYGSSEERLGKAFATLDPTLRAELFVTTKVGERFVEGASRFDFSPAAVMESVEESFARLNCDALDAVFVHSDGSDAQILQESGCVEALHELKKESRVRNVGFSSKTFLGGELAIKHPMVDAVMLEVHPDALQLLPLLPLAHSLGKAIFVKKPLASGTLDPKIALPWILAHPQVTSVVVGGLDLNRLRENLRTASLAAS from the coding sequence ATGAATGCCCTCTCCATTCCAACGCGAACCGCACCGCGACTGCACCGTCCGGTGCCCGTGATCGGATGGGGCGCCTTCAAGATCGGGCGCAACCAGGGGGCCAAGTACCCCGCTGCCTTCAGGCTTCCGAGCGAGGCCGAAGCCATCGCTTTCGTGCACCAAGTGATCCGCGAGGGAGTCCGGCTGATCGACACCGCCCCCGCCTATGGCAGCAGCGAGGAGCGCCTGGGCAAGGCCTTTGCGACCCTGGACCCGACCCTTCGCGCCGAACTCTTCGTCACCACCAAGGTCGGCGAGCGCTTCGTCGAGGGCGCCTCGCGCTTCGACTTCAGCCCCGCCGCGGTCATGGAGAGCGTGGAGGAGAGCTTCGCCCGACTGAACTGCGACGCCCTGGACGCGGTGTTCGTGCATTCGGATGGAAGCGACGCACAGATCCTGCAGGAGAGCGGCTGCGTGGAGGCGCTGCACGAATTGAAGAAGGAGTCGCGCGTCCGCAACGTGGGCTTCTCCTCCAAGACCTTCCTGGGCGGCGAGCTCGCCATCAAGCATCCCATGGTCGACGCGGTGATGCTGGAGGTCCATCCCGACGCGCTGCAACTGCTACCGCTGCTTCCGTTGGCGCATTCCCTGGGCAAGGCCATCTTCGTGAAGAAGCCGCTGGCCAGCGGAACGCTCGATCCCAAGATCGCTCTGCCCTGGATCCTGGCCCACCCGCAGGTCACCAGCGTCGTGGTGGGCGGACTGGACTTGAATCGCCTGCGGGAAAACCTCAGGACGGCTTCGTTGGCGGCGTCGTAG
- a CDS encoding LysM peptidoglycan-binding domain-containing protein, which produces MNKSLRVLIAVVVLAFAAAGLYYAWFAPAKPALEKIDLQKQAGPKVAIDQGKPLEDVGRPSTAAPAPVSVPSTVPATATPPEAAFTATPPSNIPPGFKVDDRPMQPLPSTLPGFVPAQTTGAAPNGTTAPASGASTPPTGAGSAKNSGTAPNPSTIAPVPNSNPVVPSPSNPGAKSQGIPATTPGAPPAGVTPVPASKTPATKSPSTGETIHVVVEGDTLSSIARKYWDTAQGWENIVKANPGVNPNALKLGTKLVIPAKDGAAGPATKNAPSAPAATHTGKVTDYEVISGDTLSKISNKVYGDSKFWKLIYEANRKTIGNDPAALTEGMKLTIPPKPDGATKPSTPTTPPTKPS; this is translated from the coding sequence ATGAATAAATCCCTCCGAGTTTTGATCGCCGTCGTCGTCCTCGCCTTCGCCGCCGCGGGCCTCTACTACGCGTGGTTCGCCCCGGCCAAGCCCGCGCTGGAGAAGATCGATCTGCAGAAGCAGGCAGGGCCCAAGGTCGCCATCGACCAGGGCAAGCCGCTGGAGGATGTGGGCAGGCCTTCGACTGCCGCCCCGGCTCCGGTCTCGGTGCCATCGACGGTGCCTGCGACGGCGACCCCTCCCGAGGCCGCCTTCACCGCCACGCCTCCCTCGAACATTCCGCCGGGGTTCAAGGTCGATGATCGACCCATGCAGCCCTTGCCCAGCACGCTGCCCGGTTTTGTTCCGGCGCAGACCACCGGCGCGGCGCCCAATGGAACGACCGCGCCTGCCAGCGGCGCTTCGACGCCGCCAACGGGCGCCGGATCCGCGAAGAACTCCGGGACCGCGCCAAATCCCTCAACCATCGCTCCGGTTCCCAACAGCAATCCGGTCGTTCCATCCCCAAGCAACCCCGGCGCCAAGTCGCAGGGGATTCCCGCGACCACTCCGGGAGCACCGCCTGCGGGTGTCACGCCGGTTCCCGCTTCGAAGACGCCCGCAACCAAATCACCTTCCACGGGTGAAACGATCCATGTCGTCGTTGAAGGCGACACGCTCAGCTCCATCGCCCGCAAGTACTGGGACACGGCGCAGGGCTGGGAGAACATCGTCAAGGCCAACCCCGGCGTGAATCCCAACGCCTTGAAGCTGGGCACCAAGCTGGTCATTCCGGCAAAGGATGGCGCCGCCGGCCCCGCGACCAAGAACGCTCCCTCCGCGCCGGCCGCGACGCACACCGGCAAAGTCACCGACTACGAAGTCATCTCCGGCGACACGCTCTCGAAGATTTCCAACAAGGTCTACGGCGATTCGAAGTTCTGGAAGTTGATCTACGAGGCGAACCGCAAGACCATCGGCAATGATCCCGCGGCGTTGACCGAGGGCATGAAGCTGACCATACCGCCCAAGCCGGATGGCGCGACGAAGCCTTCGACCCCTACGACGCCGCCAACGAAGCCGTCCTGA
- a CDS encoding isocitrate/isopropylmalate dehydrogenase family protein: MTLQAVLIPGDGIGPEVSAAVCRIFAAAKLDIQWLRHDAGLAAVEAGSKTTLPESTLNAIRQHHVALKGPCTTPIGTGFSSVNVALRKTLGLYGAVRPIRSLAGVPTRFQDVDLVVIRENTEGLYAGIENEITPGVVTSLKVATELASRRIAEFAFTYAADRGRKKVSVFHKANIMKMSDGLFIRCAKEVSQKWAGKIQYEELIIDAACMRLVQDPSRFDVILMENLYGDIVSDLAAGLIGGLGVAPGANFGGEDAVFEAVHGSAPDIAGKGIANPMSLLMSGVMMLNHLAVKRHLPELKAAADRIRNAYDKALQEGCKTADIGGKLSTEQFVDAVIARLA, translated from the coding sequence ATGACCCTACAAGCAGTCCTCATTCCTGGCGACGGCATCGGACCGGAAGTCTCCGCGGCGGTGTGCCGGATCTTCGCGGCCGCCAAGCTCGACATCCAGTGGCTGCGCCACGACGCGGGGCTCGCCGCGGTCGAGGCGGGCTCCAAGACCACGCTGCCGGAGTCCACGCTCAATGCGATCCGCCAGCACCATGTGGCCCTCAAGGGACCGTGCACCACGCCCATCGGCACCGGATTCTCCAGCGTGAATGTGGCGTTGCGCAAGACGCTGGGCCTCTACGGCGCCGTCCGCCCGATCCGCAGCCTCGCCGGAGTGCCGACCCGATTCCAGGATGTCGATCTGGTCGTGATCCGCGAGAACACTGAGGGCCTCTACGCGGGCATCGAGAATGAAATCACCCCCGGCGTCGTCACCAGCCTGAAGGTGGCCACTGAGCTGGCCAGCCGGCGCATTGCCGAGTTCGCCTTCACCTACGCCGCCGACCGCGGCCGCAAGAAAGTCTCCGTCTTCCACAAGGCCAACATCATGAAGATGAGCGACGGGCTCTTCATCCGCTGCGCCAAGGAAGTCTCCCAGAAGTGGGCCGGAAAGATCCAGTACGAGGAGCTCATCATCGACGCCGCCTGCATGCGCCTGGTGCAGGATCCGTCTCGCTTCGACGTGATCCTGATGGAGAACCTCTACGGGGACATCGTCAGCGACCTCGCCGCGGGCCTGATCGGCGGCCTGGGCGTGGCGCCCGGCGCCAACTTCGGCGGCGAGGATGCGGTCTTCGAGGCGGTCCACGGATCCGCCCCCGACATCGCCGGCAAGGGCATCGCCAATCCCATGAGCCTGCTCATGAGCGGCGTGATGATGCTCAACCACCTGGCCGTGAAGCGACATCTTCCCGAGCTCAAGGCCGCCGCCGACCGGATCCGCAACGCCTACGACAAGGCGCTGCAGGAAGGCTGCAAGACCGCGGACATCGGCGGCAAGCTTTCCACGGAGCAGTTCGTGGACGCGGTCATAGCGCGGCTGGCCTAA
- the secD gene encoding protein translocase subunit SecD — MNRLALQVTCVVALSVTLFWSIWPLDKTLRLGKDLRGGVSLVYAVKMPPTAKPEQVLKQVIDVLKQRVNPTGVLDISFVPQGRDRIEVVMPLPGAEVRAKQVAFKQALTELASRSVIDATELNQTLAAGGAVQRFGGTDPAFKEKIAKLQAAYDQAKSARSALEAATKGGGDISAAETALAKAENELEAQLSGVATKGMGESRLLRVLALDHTPRPMRDAQGAIMLDENGKTRMGPSERDRGLQAIRAEFAGSAKDLDAMLAAYAEYEKVHTSLDDPEDLKRLFRGAGVLDFRIALKNSIPEGVNPEQMRKELAERGPSGAQSAVAAWYPINDPKQWGETPAQIDALLRDPATYFAQRDLIAASYDGKPYILLSTLPENILTHSSGGHSWSMERASRSVDELGRTSVAFQLDKTGGEEMGRLTGPHVGRAMAVILDGQVYTAPNLQSRITSHGQITGSFDEEEVKYLIRVLSAGALEGQLSAEPVSVSVLGPSLGSDNLQRGLLAVALSTLVLAVVKILYYLVAGGIADISLIVNALVIFGVMSFMDATFTLPGLAGVALSMAIAVDANVLIYERIREELVINKEPLRNAVRLGFQRAFAAIFDGNIANLIICTMLIMFAGTEVKGFGVTMAIGVFATFITGLWVTRVLLAVWTNWMGQKKLPMLAIVFPGVARALLPSIDWIKIRGVLVGGAFVVAVVCLFGIVHRGSDIFETEFRGGVSITMTTRLAKPGEAADKSGHLLLSRAEVEHRIQEVGKKNADNAILSEFAAATALTVGEQTADFRAATFQLKIPNPSSIEDESKITSTVTNAVVKEFASEMDARLPSKFVGSDDASHAKNTFPLERDTIGASVGRPGLERPVGNFRGGVAVVIDGIEPPVTVEDLKQRMTRLRNQPDFSEQAGRDSEVIGLDPVTLPDGKSGFRSLVVLVSDPSINSLKSPFETWDATLAATEWKLISTAVGQGTTLDQVSSFSPSVARNLVANATVAVAISLLLMLGYIWVRFGSFRFSFCTVLSLVLNMVVCLGALAFSGMISRTSWGAALGISDFRIDLNVVAGLLTVLGYGLNDAVVILDRIRENRGKAHYATRTVVNSSINQSFGRTVLTGGNSLATALILYELGGAGLKPFGYVYFVGVLVSTFSSVAIAATLVYVKNEDPTAQAKAESDLRTGSKALPA; from the coding sequence ATGAATCGGCTTGCGCTACAAGTAACGTGTGTTGTCGCCCTCTCCGTGACGCTCTTCTGGAGCATCTGGCCCCTGGACAAGACGCTGCGCCTGGGCAAGGACCTGCGCGGCGGCGTGAGCCTGGTCTATGCGGTCAAGATGCCGCCCACGGCCAAGCCCGAGCAGGTGCTCAAGCAGGTCATTGACGTGCTCAAGCAGCGCGTGAACCCGACCGGCGTGCTCGACATCTCCTTCGTGCCCCAGGGCCGCGACCGCATCGAGGTGGTCATGCCGCTGCCCGGCGCCGAGGTCCGCGCCAAGCAGGTCGCCTTCAAGCAGGCGCTCACCGAACTGGCCAGCCGCAGCGTGATCGACGCCACGGAATTGAACCAGACCCTCGCCGCCGGCGGCGCCGTGCAGCGCTTCGGCGGCACCGATCCCGCATTCAAGGAGAAGATCGCCAAGCTGCAGGCGGCCTACGACCAGGCCAAGTCCGCGCGGAGCGCGCTGGAGGCGGCCACCAAGGGCGGCGGCGACATTTCGGCCGCGGAGACGGCGCTGGCCAAGGCAGAGAACGAGCTTGAGGCCCAGCTGAGCGGCGTGGCCACCAAGGGAATGGGCGAGTCGCGCCTGCTGCGCGTGCTGGCCCTGGACCACACCCCGCGCCCGATGCGCGACGCGCAGGGCGCCATCATGCTGGACGAGAACGGCAAGACCCGGATGGGTCCCAGCGAGCGCGACCGCGGCCTGCAGGCCATCCGCGCCGAGTTCGCCGGTTCGGCGAAGGACCTGGACGCCATGCTGGCGGCCTACGCCGAATACGAGAAGGTGCACACCAGCCTGGACGATCCCGAGGACTTGAAGCGACTCTTCCGCGGCGCCGGCGTGCTGGACTTCCGCATCGCGCTGAAGAACAGCATTCCCGAGGGCGTCAACCCCGAGCAGATGCGCAAGGAGCTCGCCGAGCGCGGCCCCAGCGGCGCCCAGAGCGCCGTCGCCGCGTGGTATCCCATCAACGATCCCAAGCAGTGGGGAGAGACACCGGCCCAGATCGACGCGCTGCTGCGCGACCCCGCCACGTATTTCGCCCAGCGCGACCTGATCGCCGCCAGCTACGACGGCAAGCCCTACATCCTGCTTTCGACGCTTCCCGAGAACATCCTGACCCACTCCAGCGGCGGGCATTCCTGGAGCATGGAGCGCGCCTCGCGCAGCGTGGACGAACTCGGACGCACCAGCGTGGCCTTCCAGCTGGACAAGACCGGCGGCGAGGAGATGGGCCGCCTCACCGGGCCGCACGTCGGCCGCGCCATGGCGGTCATCCTGGACGGCCAGGTCTACACCGCGCCGAATCTGCAGAGCCGCATCACCAGCCACGGGCAGATCACCGGAAGCTTCGATGAAGAGGAAGTGAAGTACCTGATCCGCGTGCTCTCTGCGGGCGCCCTCGAAGGCCAGCTCAGCGCCGAGCCGGTCTCGGTCAGCGTGCTCGGACCCTCGCTGGGATCCGACAATCTGCAGCGCGGCTTGCTGGCGGTGGCCTTGTCCACCCTGGTGCTGGCCGTGGTCAAGATCCTCTACTACCTCGTCGCCGGAGGCATCGCCGACATCTCGCTCATCGTCAACGCACTGGTGATCTTCGGCGTGATGTCCTTCATGGACGCCACCTTCACGCTGCCCGGCCTGGCCGGCGTGGCGCTGAGCATGGCGATCGCGGTGGACGCCAACGTGCTCATCTATGAGCGCATCCGCGAGGAATTGGTGATCAACAAGGAACCGCTGCGCAACGCGGTGCGCCTGGGTTTCCAGCGCGCCTTCGCCGCCATCTTCGACGGCAACATCGCCAATCTGATCATCTGCACCATGCTGATCATGTTCGCCGGCACCGAAGTCAAGGGCTTCGGCGTGACCATGGCCATCGGCGTCTTCGCCACCTTCATCACCGGTCTCTGGGTGACCCGCGTGCTGCTGGCGGTCTGGACCAACTGGATGGGACAGAAGAAACTGCCGATGCTGGCGATCGTCTTCCCGGGCGTGGCGCGGGCGCTTCTGCCCTCGATCGACTGGATCAAGATCCGCGGCGTGCTGGTGGGCGGCGCCTTCGTGGTGGCCGTGGTCTGTCTCTTCGGCATCGTGCACCGCGGTTCCGACATCTTCGAGACGGAGTTCCGCGGCGGCGTCTCGATCACCATGACCACCCGCCTGGCCAAGCCGGGCGAGGCGGCGGACAAGAGCGGCCATCTGCTGCTGTCGCGGGCCGAGGTGGAGCACCGCATCCAGGAGGTCGGCAAGAAGAATGCCGACAACGCCATCCTGAGCGAGTTTGCCGCGGCCACCGCCCTGACCGTTGGCGAGCAGACCGCGGACTTCCGCGCCGCCACCTTCCAGCTCAAGATTCCCAATCCCTCCTCCATCGAGGATGAGAGCAAGATCACATCCACGGTGACCAATGCGGTGGTGAAGGAGTTCGCCAGCGAGATGGACGCGCGGCTGCCCTCCAAGTTCGTCGGTTCCGACGACGCCTCGCATGCCAAGAACACCTTCCCGCTGGAGCGTGACACGATCGGCGCCAGCGTCGGACGCCCGGGCCTGGAGCGTCCGGTCGGCAACTTCCGCGGCGGCGTCGCGGTGGTCATCGACGGCATCGAGCCGCCGGTCACCGTCGAGGATCTGAAGCAGCGCATGACGCGTCTGCGCAACCAGCCGGACTTCTCCGAGCAGGCGGGACGCGACAGCGAGGTCATCGGGCTCGATCCCGTGACGCTGCCCGACGGCAAGAGCGGCTTCCGCTCGCTGGTCGTGCTGGTCTCCGATCCCTCCATCAATTCGCTCAAGTCGCCCTTCGAGACCTGGGACGCCACACTGGCCGCCACCGAATGGAAGCTCATCTCGACCGCGGTCGGGCAGGGCACCACGCTCGACCAGGTGAGCAGCTTCAGCCCCAGCGTCGCCCGCAATCTCGTCGCCAATGCCACCGTCGCCGTCGCCATCAGCCTGCTGCTCATGCTGGGCTACATCTGGGTGCGCTTCGGCTCCTTCCGCTTCTCCTTCTGCACGGTGCTCTCGCTGGTGCTGAACATGGTCGTCTGCCTGGGCGCGCTGGCCTTCAGCGGCATGATCTCGCGCACCAGCTGGGGAGCGGCGCTGGGGATCAGCGATTTCCGCATCGACCTGAACGTGGTGGCCGGACTGCTGACCGTGCTGGGCTACGGCCTCAACGACGCGGTGGTCATCCTCGACCGAATCCGCGAAAATCGCGGCAAGGCGCACTACGCCACCCGCACCGTGGTGAACTCCAGCATCAACCAGAGCTTCGGCCGAACCGTGCTCACCGGGGGCAACTCGCTGGCCACCGCGCTCATCCTCTATGAACTCGGCGGCGCCGGACTCAAGCCCTTCGGTTACGTCTACTTCGTCGGAGTGCTGGTCAGCACCTTCTCCAGCGTGGCCATCGCGGCGACGCTGGTCTACGTCAAGAATGAGGATCCCACCGCACAGGCAAAGGCGGAATCGGATTTGCGCACGGGCTCGAAGGCCCTTCCCGCGTGA